A region of the Nitrospinota bacterium genome:
ACGATACTTGTTGAAAAACCGCTCAACATTGACCTGTTCGGCATTTTCCTCAAAAGAATTCCAATATCAATATTCAGCACATCGGATGAATTGGCATGCAATACACCCCAGGGGGCGAGGTTTCTCTCACATCCCCCAACCAGGGAGGGCGCTATAAAGATCATCCTGTACTCCTACGACTATCTTGTCTGCGCGGGGGAAGGAGTAGTAAGCGGTGAAAGACTTCTTGAAAAATACATTGAGAAATACGGGAATTACGACAAGAAGGATTATGACCGCAACCAGCATATCTATTTCAACGTTGAAAAGAGATACGAGGTACGCGTAAAACCTGTAAAAAGCAAAACCGGCGAAGGCGCACTGATAATAACCGTTTCCGATAATGAAATTTTCAAGGAAGCCTACGACAGCTGGCGCGCTTACATCAGAAGGATCGAAGAATCGGCGCTGGAAAAATTCTAGCCGTCACCGCTAAAACAACGGTGCTACGCTAAAACAATACTAAAAATAACTGGATTTTCCCGCATGGCCCGCTTCACGGAGAGCCGTGAAGCGGAAATCGAAATTTAATTTGACGAAGAAGAGTGGAAGCGGCTGTTTTCGTCGACAACCAGAGCCGCCGCCTGCGAGACAAGCATCTTTAATTCGGGGTCGTCGACAACCTTGAGCAATGAAACAAGGTCGTTTTTCCTCTCCTTGAGGGAATCAACCATCGGTTTTATCCGCCCTATCGGAACATCCTGGTTCTCAAGCGAGTTTTTATAGATAGTCAGATCATCGAGAAGCGATTCCAGCTGGCCAACTGCAAGCAGGTTTATCGAATTGCTAGCTTTCGGAGTAGCTGTGACGCTCTGAACAGGGGGCGTCGCAAGCGGTGCATCAGCTTTAACAGCTTTTTCCGCCATAGCTTCTTTCAACACTGAATCAAACGGCGTAGAGCCGGTTTTTTCCGTTTTCTTTTGTGGAAGCTCCCCGCTCCCGCCAACTTTGCTTGTTACGTCTATTTTCATAAATTTCCTCCTGTTTCTTCCATATCGGAAAAAACCAAGTTTCCCTTTAGTAGATTATCCCTTTATGAGGAGTAAGGCAAACCGGGCGGCGATGCTACTTCTTTGGCGTATCCGAGACATTTCCGGAGGATAAATCCAATACCGTTTTCACTATTACCAGCGTCACACCTACCGAAATGCACGAATCCGCCACGTTGAACGCCGGCCAATGGTATGTCCCGAAATAGACGTCCAGAAAGTCGGTTACTTTACCGTAGAGGAACCTGTCCCACAGGTTCCCCAGGGCGCCGCCGAATATGAGAATGAGGGCCGACTTCATAACCTTGTCATCCTCTTCCACATCTCTGTAAATGAATACAATTACGATGAGCGCCACCACCGATGCGGCCTTGAAAAATATCGCGCGCCAAATGGAGTCTATCCCGGCAAGGAAGCTGAATGCCCCCCCACGGTTCCAGACAAACACGATATTGAAAAAGCCGTCGATAACAGAAACCGATTCCCCCTCGGCAAGGCTCCTTCTTATGATCTCCTTGGTTACCTGGTCAGCTACGAGGATGACAATGGACCAGATAATGAGCGGCAGATACTTCTGAAAAGCCGGGCCGTTCATGGTATCAAACCCCGCTTTCAGCAAGATGTTTCGCGCATCGTTCACATACGGCCGGGTGTTCGCTGTTTCTCCCCAGATCCGTAGAGTAATTCCAGCATCTTTCGCATTTCTCCCCATCGGCCTTCAATACCGATATCTCCATCTCCCCCTCTGATTTGGGTTTCACCACGGCCTGTGAAACGATGAATATAAATGGAAGCTCGGCCTCATACTCCTTCATAACAGTCTGATGCTTGCCGGATGCCGATATTTCAAGTTTCGCATCAAGCGAATGACCTATTACTTTGTCACGCCGCTTTTCTTCAAGCACTTTTAATACCCGGTTACGAATTTCAAGGATGGTATCCCATTTTTTTCGAAATTCGAATTCCTTCCCGCTGAACAGCGCCATAAGGCGTTTACCGGAAGTTTCCTCTGAATTTGCAAACCGGAACCACCCTTCATGAAGGAATTCCTCGGAATGCACAGTCGAGCCTTTTGGGCACAATGAATCTTCGGGTATCGCCTTCCATATCTCTTCTGCTGTAAAGCTGAGAACAGGAGCAACCAGCCGAACCATTAGTTGCGTGAGTGCGTATATGGTCGTTTGAGCGGCGCGGCGTCCATCTGACTCTGCAGGATATGTATAAAGCCTGTCCTTGACGATATCAAGATAGAAAGAGCTTAGATCCACTACGCAGAAATTATTAATCTGGTGGTAGAGGACATGATATTCATGGCGGTCAAATGCCTCCAGCACCTTTTTTTGCATCTGATAGGCGCGATCCAATATGTATCTGTCGAGTTCAGGCAATCTGTGACTGTCCACGAAATTCTTGTCTGGATTAAAATCATACAGGTTGCTAAGCAAGAAACGGAAGGTGTTCCTGATTTTGCGGTACGACTCGGAAAGGCGCTTTAAAATTTCATCGGATATCCTCACCTCTTCCATATAGTTCTCGGAAGATATCCATAACCTCAAAACCTCCGCGCCGTATTTCTTTACCACCTGCTCGGGGGTTATCGTGTTGCCTACCGATTTCGACATCTTCTTCCCCTGCTTGTCCACGACGTATCCGTGGGTAAGTACCGTTTTATACGGTGCGGGATTGCCGGTACCTACCGATTCCAGGAGCGAGCTTTGAAACCACCCTCTATGCTGGTCGCTCCCCTCAAGATAGAGGTCGGCCGGCCATGAAAGCTCCTTCCAGTCTTTAAGCACCAGCGCGTGGCTCACTCCGGAATCGAACCAGACATCAAGGATATCCTCTTCCTTCCTGAACCTGTCGCTTCCGCATTTGCACTTCGCGCCGGAGGCGAACTCCCCTGCGTCAAGCTCGAACCAGACGTCCGCCCCTTTATTCTCTATCATGTCGGCGGCTCTTCTTGCCACGTCGGCGCTCATCAGCGGTTCATCGCATTTTTCACAGAAAAGAATGGTTATCGGCACGCCCCACGACCTTTGCCGCGAAACGCACCAGTCGGGGCGCCCCTCGACCATTCCGTGAATTCGTTCCTTCCCCCATGCGGGAACCCATTTGGTTTTGCCGATGTTCTCAAGAGCCCTCGCCCGCAGATCATTCTTCTCCATGCTGATAAACCACTGCGCGGTTGCGCGGAAGATTATCGGTTTCTTGCATCGCCAGCAGTGGGGGTATGAGTGCCCCAGCTTCTCCTCATGGAGGAGCCTCCCTGTGGATGACAGCTTTTCAATCACGTCGCCGTTCGCTGCCGGAACCTTGAGCCCTCCGAAGAACTCCAGATCGTCTACATATCTGCCGTCACCCCTCACCGGGTTATAGACCTCAAGGCCATACTTCAATCCGACTATATAGTCATCCTGCCCATGCCCCGGGGCTGTATGAACCGCGCCGGTACCCTGTTCGAGGGTTACATGCATACCTGTGATAATCGGGGATCTTTTTTCATACAGGGCATGCCTCGTGTCGACATTTTCCAGCTCCGACCCCTTAAAGGTCTTAACGCTCTTTACGTCGTCTACTCCAAGTTTGCTTAAAACCTTTCCGGCAAGCTCCGTGGCGAGAATGAGGATACCGTCCTTATACTCCACTGCGGAGTAGTCGAACCCGGGGTGCACCGCAACCGCGCGGTTGGCGGGGATTGTCCAGGGGGTGGTGGTCCAGATCAGAATGGAAACCTCCCTGTCGGAAGGGAGGCCTAGTTTTTCTGCTTCCCCTTCCCAAAGGGGAAACTTGACGAACACGGATGGGGATACATGGTCTTCGTACTCCACCTCGGCTTCCGCAAGAGCCGTGCAGCAGGAAACACACCAGTGCACCGGTTTTAATCCCTGGTATAGAGAGCCGTTCTCAATGAACTTTGCAAGCTCCCTTACCGTATCGGCTTCATATTTATAATTCATTGTGAGGTAGGGATTCTCCCAATCCCCGAAGATGCCGAGCCTTTTAAACGACTCCCTCTGTTTGTCAACGAACTCGGAGGCGTAGTCACGACAGAGCTTCCTTTTCTCCGAGCGGGAAATCTCCCCCTTCTTTTTGCCAAGCTTCTTGTCTACCTGGAGTTCGATAGGGAGTCCGTGGCAATCCCACCCCGGAACGTAAGGGGCGTCGAATCCCTGCATGGTTTTGATCTTTACTATCATGTCCTTGAGGATCTTGTTAAGAGCATGCCCCGTATGGATGTCGCCGTTTGCGTACGGCGGGCCATCGTGAAGGATATATTTGGGCGCGCCGGTCCTTGCCTTGCGGATCTTTTGATACATGTCCGCCCACTCCTCCAGCAGGCGCGGTTCAAGCGTTGCCAGCCCCGCCTTCATGGGGAAGTCGGTTTGAGGAAGGTTCAGGGTATCTTTGTAATCCATAGTCGGATAAGTTTACTTTCACATCACCAACTAATCAACACTCCATTCAAAAAGAAACGGAATAATCGACGCCATGGGGCTGTCAGACTATGAGTTTGCGGATGCGCGGCAGGAGATCCTCGGGGACAAAAGGCTTGGTGATAAAATCGTTCGCCCCGGCGCGGAACATTTCATCCTTTTTGACAATCTCTCCGGATGGCATAAGTGCGATAAATGGAAGAGATGCGGTCAGGTGGTTTGAGCGTATCTTTTGCAAAAGTTCCAGTCCGCATGCGTTCTCCGTTCCGGTCGAGGCCAGGATCAGATGTGGCTGGCTTTCGTTTATCATCTCTTCCGCCTCAGGACAGCTGTTGGCAATCCTGATCTCAACATTGAGTGTGCCGATCAGTTTGGATAGAAGCTTCCGAAGGAACTTGTCATCATCCACTATTAGAACCTCGGGTTTTACCTCCGGCACTGAAAAATAGAATGTGCTCCCCGCGCCTACTGCTGATTCAGCAACCAAATTACCGCCAAGCGCAGTTGCGATCTCCTTGCAGAGAGGCAATCCCATACCGGTTCCCAGTTCCCCCCCTGTTCCAACTGATGAAGTCTTTATCTGGTAATCAAACAGCGACTCGATAATGTCGGGGCTTATACCAACCCCTGAATCGCTCACGGCAAGGGAAGTCTTTTCACCGTAAGGCAGGTAGAGGCGCACCTTCCCCCCTCTGTTGCTGAATTTTATCGCGTTGGAGAGGAGATTTCTCACAACCTCATGATAGAGCGCGGAATCCACATAAATGCGCGTACGCCTCGGAACATCGTTTACAACCTCTATCCCCTTGCTCGCGGCAAGATGGAAAAAATAATCAAAATTCCTGGCAATGAGATAATGCATATCTTCAAAGCCAAAGACCGGTTTTAGCGCGCCGGTCTTCAGCCTTCCAATGTCTAGCAGACTTTCGATCAGTTTCATCAATGATTCACCCGTAGATATCGATGAATTGACCAGCTTCAACGCTTCATCCCCCATCCCGTATTTCGGAGTGGAAATCAGCACCCTCATTGTGCTGATAATAGTAGCGAGCGGACCTTTCAAGTCGTGTGAGACAAGCGAGAGCATTTTATCTTTCAGGACTGTAGCTTTCTCAGCGTTCTCCTTGGCGGATATAAGGTCTTCCTCCCGTTTCTTCCTGTCCGTTATATCTATGGACAGTCCGCAAACGGCATATGGCCTCCCCTCCTTGTCCAGGATAGGAAAACAGCTGGTCAGAAATACCTTTGGCCTTCCGTCGACAATCTCCGTATCTTCCCTGTCAAAAGGCTTGACCTCCCGGAAAAGTTTCTGTTCGCTCTTCCAAAGTTTTTGCGCGAACGACACCGGAAATACTTCTGCGCCTGTTTTGCCGACTACGGCATCCTCTTCCAGATTATGCAACTCAAGGAAACGCTTGTTCACCATGACAAACTTTCCGTCTTCCCCCTTTACATATACCGCGGCTCGAGAACCGTTCA
Encoded here:
- a CDS encoding PAS domain S-box protein — its product is MDSKAPDKSGEIFGNMIKNRDVSSSFLDNSNEMIIVVDKARRIVKFNKTAEKTFGYAESEVIGKNVVMLYANASESEKPAQTMQARGEFHGWILNKRRNGEIFRSFVSASQIKDLGGNIIGIMGISREEATIGEVVAKGSAIESVRELLNGSRAAVYVKGEDGKFVMVNKRFLELHNLEEDAVVGKTGAEVFPVSFAQKLWKSEQKLFREVKPFDREDTEIVDGRPKVFLTSCFPILDKEGRPYAVCGLSIDITDRKKREEDLISAKENAEKATVLKDKMLSLVSHDLKGPLATIISTMRVLISTPKYGMGDEALKLVNSSISTGESLMKLIESLLDIGRLKTGALKPVFGFEDMHYLIARNFDYFFHLAASKGIEVVNDVPRRTRIYVDSALYHEVVRNLLSNAIKFSNRGGKVRLYLPYGEKTSLAVSDSGVGISPDIIESLFDYQIKTSSVGTGGELGTGMGLPLCKEIATALGGNLVAESAVGAGSTFYFSVPEVKPEVLIVDDDKFLRKLLSKLIGTLNVEIRIANSCPEAEEMINESQPHLILASTGTENACGLELLQKIRSNHLTASLPFIALMPSGEIVKKDEMFRAGANDFITKPFVPEDLLPRIRKLIV
- the ileS gene encoding isoleucine--tRNA ligase encodes the protein MDYKDTLNLPQTDFPMKAGLATLEPRLLEEWADMYQKIRKARTGAPKYILHDGPPYANGDIHTGHALNKILKDMIVKIKTMQGFDAPYVPGWDCHGLPIELQVDKKLGKKKGEISRSEKRKLCRDYASEFVDKQRESFKRLGIFGDWENPYLTMNYKYEADTVRELAKFIENGSLYQGLKPVHWCVSCCTALAEAEVEYEDHVSPSVFVKFPLWEGEAEKLGLPSDREVSILIWTTTPWTIPANRAVAVHPGFDYSAVEYKDGILILATELAGKVLSKLGVDDVKSVKTFKGSELENVDTRHALYEKRSPIITGMHVTLEQGTGAVHTAPGHGQDDYIVGLKYGLEVYNPVRGDGRYVDDLEFFGGLKVPAANGDVIEKLSSTGRLLHEEKLGHSYPHCWRCKKPIIFRATAQWFISMEKNDLRARALENIGKTKWVPAWGKERIHGMVEGRPDWCVSRQRSWGVPITILFCEKCDEPLMSADVARRAADMIENKGADVWFELDAGEFASGAKCKCGSDRFRKEEDILDVWFDSGVSHALVLKDWKELSWPADLYLEGSDQHRGWFQSSLLESVGTGNPAPYKTVLTHGYVVDKQGKKMSKSVGNTITPEQVVKKYGAEVLRLWISSENYMEEVRISDEILKRLSESYRKIRNTFRFLLSNLYDFNPDKNFVDSHRLPELDRYILDRAYQMQKKVLEAFDRHEYHVLYHQINNFCVVDLSSFYLDIVKDRLYTYPAESDGRRAAQTTIYALTQLMVRLVAPVLSFTAEEIWKAIPEDSLCPKGSTVHSEEFLHEGWFRFANSEETSGKRLMALFSGKEFEFRKKWDTILEIRNRVLKVLEEKRRDKVIGHSLDAKLEISASGKHQTVMKEYEAELPFIFIVSQAVVKPKSEGEMEISVLKADGEKCERCWNYSTDLGRNSEHPAVCERCAKHLAESGV
- the lspA gene encoding signal peptidase II; translated protein: MNGPAFQKYLPLIIWSIVILVADQVTKEIIRRSLAEGESVSVIDGFFNIVFVWNRGGAFSFLAGIDSIWRAIFFKAASVVALIVIVFIYRDVEEDDKVMKSALILIFGGALGNLWDRFLYGKVTDFLDVYFGTYHWPAFNVADSCISVGVTLVIVKTVLDLSSGNVSDTPKK